One region of Erwinia tracheiphila genomic DNA includes:
- the proQ gene encoding RNA chaperone ProQ, with protein sequence MENQPKLNSSKEVITFLAERFPQCFSAEGEARPLKIGIFQDLVERVQGEMGLSKTQLRSALRLYTSSWRYLYGIKAGASRVDLDGNACGVLDEQHVEHARKQLEEAKARVQAHREQLQAKKREAAVEAAPRRPRKPANKPASDGDASRRTRSRPPRNTSESKPAVSATPSPRSAPVPDTASLQVGQNIKVTAGKNAMEATILEITKDGVRVQLVSGLAMIVRAEHLQF encoded by the coding sequence ATGGAAAATCAACCCAAGTTGAATAGCAGCAAAGAAGTTATTACCTTTCTGGCCGAACGCTTTCCCCAGTGTTTTAGTGCTGAAGGTGAAGCACGTCCGCTTAAAATCGGTATCTTTCAGGATCTGGTTGAGCGTGTTCAGGGTGAGATGGGTCTTAGTAAAACTCAGCTTCGCTCTGCACTCAGGCTCTATACATCAAGCTGGCGTTACCTCTACGGTATCAAAGCTGGTGCTTCTCGCGTTGACCTCGACGGAAACGCCTGTGGTGTGCTTGATGAGCAGCATGTGGAACATGCACGTAAGCAGCTGGAAGAAGCAAAAGCGCGAGTTCAGGCACATCGTGAGCAACTGCAGGCAAAAAAACGTGAGGCCGCTGTGGAAGCCGCTCCTCGTCGTCCGCGTAAGCCAGCGAATAAACCTGCTAGCGACGGTGATGCGTCGCGGCGGACACGTAGCAGACCGCCGCGCAATACGTCAGAGTCCAAGCCCGCAGTCTCAGCGACTCCATCACCACGCAGTGCGCCTGTACCAGACACTGCATCACTGCAGGTTGGGCAGAATATAAAAGTCACAGCGGGAAAAAATGCAATGGAGGCGACAATTCTTGAGATCACTAAAGATGGTGTCCGGGTCCAGTTGGTTTCCGGCCTTGCAATGATCGTACGCGCAGAACACTTGCAGTTCTGA
- the cspE gene encoding transcription antiterminator/RNA stability regulator CspE → MAKIKGQVKWFNESKGFGFITPADGSKDVFVHFSAIQGNGFKTLAEGQNVEFEIQDGQKGPAAVNVTAI, encoded by the coding sequence ATGGCAAAGATTAAAGGTCAGGTTAAGTGGTTCAACGAGTCTAAAGGTTTTGGTTTTATTACCCCTGCTGACGGTAGCAAAGATGTATTTGTACATTTCTCCGCTATCCAGGGTAATGGTTTCAAAACTCTTGCTGAAGGTCAGAACGTTGAGTTCGAAATTCAGGATGGACAGAAAGGCCCCGCTGCTGTGAACGTCACCGCAATCTAA
- a CDS encoding YebO family protein: MNEIVNGAMSFTSMGIMLTLVVVGLFVWFFINRASVKATQQVCLLEALLEEQKRQNALLRKIAESSSVTDKAHSETKDFTRLVPER; this comes from the coding sequence ATGAACGAAATAGTGAATGGTGCAATGAGCTTTACATCAATGGGCATCATGCTGACTCTGGTGGTAGTTGGATTGTTCGTCTGGTTTTTTATTAATCGCGCCAGCGTTAAAGCCACACAACAGGTATGTTTGCTTGAGGCGCTGCTTGAAGAGCAAAAGAGGCAAAATGCGCTGTTGAGAAAAATAGCTGAATCTTCATCGGTTACTGATAAGGCGCATAGTGAAACTAAAGATTTCACTCGTCTTGTGCCTGAACGTTGA
- a CDS encoding YobH family protein gives MKFLVRIATLLVIIWLAMLLTGYGVLTGSTKNVAGMGLQCQYLTARGTLTAQYLHSDSGIVGVSDCPLLKKSGKVIDN, from the coding sequence ATGAAATTTTTAGTTCGCATTGCGACATTGCTGGTCATTATCTGGTTAGCAATGCTGTTGACAGGTTACGGTGTTCTGACAGGAAGCACTAAAAACGTCGCAGGAATGGGGCTTCAGTGCCAGTACCTGACCGCACGCGGAACGCTTACCGCACAATATCTCCACAGCGATAGTGGAATAGTGGGCGTTTCGGATTGCCCGCTGTTAAAAAAGAGCGGTAAAGTTATAGATAACTAA
- a CDS encoding GAF domain-containing protein produces MTKAEFYSDLNRDLHTLIAGETSFLAAISNCSALLYERLDGVNWAGFYLLAEPETLVLGPFQGKVACVRIAVGKGVCGTAVAENRIMRVVDVHAFPGHIACDAASNAEIVLPLEVNGQVIGVLDIDSVEYSRFDSEDEAGLSTLIAGLCEVIAGSDVEKFIHMKRS; encoded by the coding sequence ATGACAAAAGCAGAATTTTATTCGGATCTGAATCGTGATTTGCACACGCTTATTGCCGGGGAAACCAGCTTTCTGGCGGCCATAAGTAACTGCAGCGCGCTTTTATACGAGCGTCTGGACGGTGTTAACTGGGCGGGATTTTATCTGCTGGCTGAACCTGAAACATTAGTGCTTGGTCCTTTTCAGGGAAAAGTTGCCTGTGTACGTATTGCTGTTGGCAAAGGTGTTTGCGGTACGGCAGTAGCAGAGAACCGTATTATGCGGGTTGTTGATGTGCACGCTTTTCCCGGTCACATTGCTTGCGACGCGGCCAGCAACGCGGAAATCGTATTACCGCTGGAAGTTAACGGCCAGGTCATTGGTGTCCTGGATATTGATAGCGTGGAATACAGCCGTTTTGACAGCGAAGATGAAGCGGGGCTGTCAACGCTCATCGCCGGGCTGTGTGAGGTGATTGCGGGTTCTGATGTGGAAAAATTTATTCACATGAAACGCAGCTAA
- the htpX gene encoding protease HtpX: MMRIALFLLTNLGVMLVFGLILSLTGIQSSSVQGLMIMAGLFGFGGAFVSLLMSKWMALRSVGGEVIEQPRNETERWLIQTIAQQAQQAGIAMPQVAVYHAPDINAFATGARRDASLVAVSTGLLQNMSRDEAEAVLAHEVSHIANGDMVTMTLIQGIVNTFVIFISRIIAQLAAGFMSGDRDEGESSNGNPLVYFAVSMLLELVFGIIASIITMWFSRHREFHADAGSARLVGREKMIAALQRLKTSYEPQEASTMMAFCINGKSKSLSELFMSHPPLDKRIEALRSGQYLK, translated from the coding sequence ATGATGCGTATTGCGCTTTTCCTGTTAACCAATCTGGGGGTTATGTTGGTTTTCGGGCTGATACTCAGCCTGACAGGAATTCAGTCAAGCAGTGTACAGGGCCTGATGATTATGGCAGGTCTGTTTGGCTTCGGCGGTGCGTTTGTCTCACTGCTGATGTCAAAATGGATGGCGTTACGTTCCGTTGGCGGTGAAGTTATTGAACAGCCACGGAATGAAACTGAGCGCTGGTTGATACAGACCATCGCACAGCAGGCGCAGCAGGCAGGCATAGCCATGCCCCAGGTGGCCGTCTATCATGCACCTGATATTAACGCTTTTGCAACGGGGGCACGCCGCGATGCCTCACTGGTAGCTGTGTCTACCGGACTATTGCAAAACATGAGTCGCGATGAAGCAGAGGCCGTGCTTGCCCATGAGGTCAGTCACATCGCTAATGGTGATATGGTTACCATGACGCTAATCCAGGGTATCGTTAATACCTTCGTGATTTTCATATCGCGAATCATTGCTCAACTGGCTGCAGGCTTTATGTCAGGCGATCGTGACGAGGGAGAGAGCAGTAACGGTAACCCGCTGGTCTACTTTGCGGTCTCAATGTTGCTTGAACTGGTTTTTGGCATCATTGCCAGCATTATTACCATGTGGTTTTCACGGCATCGCGAGTTTCATGCAGACGCGGGTTCTGCCCGGCTGGTGGGTCGTGAAAAAATGATCGCGGCATTACAACGCCTGAAAACCAGCTATGAGCCGCAGGAAGCCAGCACTATGATGGCATTCTGCATCAATGGTAAATCTAAATCTTTAAGTGAACTGTTTATGTCTCACCCACCGCTCGATAAGCGTATTGAAGCGTTGAGAAGCGGACAATATCTGAAATAG
- the prc gene encoding carboxy terminal-processing peptidase, protein MNNFFKITVIAAALLTGNVFSAETITHADQIPQLHQEPQHATVSERVTSRFTRSHYRQFDLDQGFSEKIFTRYLNLLDYNHNVLLTSDVERFASKKTTLGDELKSGKLDVFYELYNLAQQRRFERFHYALTVLDRPMNFTGHDTIDIDRSKSPWPTSTDELNQLWDAKVKFDQLSLKLAGKNEKEIRDVLSRRYQFAIRRLAQSNSEDVFQLAMTSFAREIDPHTSYLSPRNTDQFNTEMSLSLEGIGAVLQMDDDYTVINSIVAGGPAAKSKSITVGDRIVGVGQPGKPMVDVIGWRLDDVVAQIKGPKGSKVRLEILPAGKGTKTRTVTLKREKIRLEDRAVKMSVHNVGKEKVGVLDIPGFYVGLTDDVKVQLQKLQKQNVESVVIDLRTNGGGALTEAVSLSGLFIPSGPIVQVRDNNGKVREDSDTDGIVYYEGPLVVLVDRFSASASEIFAAAMQDYGRALIVGEPTFGKGTVQQYRSLNRIYDQMLRPEWPALGSITYTIQKFYRINGGSTQRKGVTPDLLMPTGVEAVDTGEKFEDNALPWDSINAASYSKARDLKPLEAQLLKLHDARIAQEPEFRYIIKDIARFNANKDKRNIVSLNLVEREKENHEDDALRLERINARMQREGKKLLAKLDDLPKDYKEPDPYMDETVKIASDLAQLEKSQPSPAAAK, encoded by the coding sequence ATGAACAATTTTTTTAAAATAACCGTTATCGCCGCAGCACTCCTGACGGGTAACGTTTTCTCTGCGGAAACGATTACGCACGCCGATCAAATTCCCCAGCTTCATCAGGAACCACAGCATGCCACCGTCAGTGAGCGCGTAACGTCACGCTTTACCCGTTCTCACTATCGTCAGTTCGACCTTGACCAGGGCTTTTCAGAGAAAATATTTACCCGCTATCTTAACCTTCTCGATTACAACCATAACGTCCTGCTGACCTCTGATGTTGAACGCTTCGCCAGTAAAAAAACGACGCTGGGCGATGAGCTGAAAAGCGGCAAACTGGATGTGTTTTATGAACTGTACAACCTTGCCCAGCAACGTCGTTTTGAGCGCTTTCATTATGCGCTGACTGTGCTCGATCGCCCGATGAATTTCACCGGCCACGACACAATCGATATTGACCGCAGCAAGTCCCCATGGCCTACCAGTACGGATGAACTCAACCAGCTGTGGGATGCCAAAGTAAAATTTGACCAGCTCAGTCTTAAACTTGCCGGCAAGAATGAAAAAGAAATTCGTGACGTATTGTCACGACGTTATCAGTTCGCGATTCGTCGTCTTGCACAAAGTAACAGCGAAGATGTTTTCCAACTGGCAATGACGTCCTTCGCCCGCGAAATCGATCCTCATACCAGCTATCTTTCGCCGCGTAACACCGACCAGTTCAATACTGAAATGAGTCTCTCACTTGAAGGGATTGGGGCGGTGTTGCAGATGGATGATGATTACACGGTGATCAACTCGATAGTGGCAGGTGGTCCTGCAGCAAAAAGTAAATCTATTACCGTGGGTGACCGCATCGTGGGTGTAGGTCAACCGGGTAAGCCGATGGTGGATGTAATTGGCTGGCGGCTTGATGATGTCGTTGCGCAAATTAAAGGCCCAAAGGGCAGTAAGGTTCGGCTTGAGATATTGCCTGCAGGCAAGGGTACAAAAACACGCACTGTTACCCTGAAGCGCGAAAAAATCCGTCTCGAAGACCGTGCCGTGAAGATGAGCGTGCATAATGTCGGTAAGGAAAAAGTCGGCGTACTTGATATTCCCGGCTTTTACGTTGGCCTCACTGATGATGTGAAAGTCCAGCTGCAAAAACTGCAAAAACAGAATGTCGAGAGTGTGGTCATCGATCTGCGTACCAACGGTGGTGGTGCGTTAACTGAAGCGGTTTCGCTGTCCGGCTTATTCATCCCGTCCGGACCGATTGTACAGGTTCGCGACAATAACGGCAAAGTACGTGAAGACAGTGATACTGATGGTATTGTTTATTACGAAGGCCCCCTGGTAGTATTAGTTGATCGCTTTAGCGCTTCGGCATCGGAAATTTTTGCCGCTGCAATGCAGGATTATGGACGTGCATTGATTGTTGGTGAGCCTACCTTTGGTAAAGGTACTGTTCAACAATATCGTTCACTGAATCGCATCTACGACCAAATGCTGCGCCCGGAATGGCCTGCGCTGGGTTCGATTACTTATACTATTCAGAAGTTTTATCGGATTAATGGAGGCAGCACGCAGCGTAAAGGTGTCACGCCAGATCTCCTGATGCCTACCGGTGTGGAAGCCGTTGATACGGGTGAGAAGTTTGAAGATAACGCGCTCCCCTGGGACAGTATTAATGCGGCAAGCTACAGCAAAGCGCGTGATTTAAAACCGCTGGAAGCGCAGTTGTTGAAATTGCACGATGCGCGAATTGCCCAGGAACCTGAGTTCCGGTACATAATTAAAGACATTGCTCGTTTCAACGCGAACAAAGATAAACGTAATATTGTTTCCCTGAATCTGGTCGAACGTGAAAAAGAGAATCATGAAGATGACGCTCTGCGACTTGAGCGTATCAATGCCAGAATGCAGCGGGAGGGGAAAAAACTGCTGGCTAAACTTGACGATCTTCCAAAGGATTATAAAGAACCCGATCCTTACATGGATGAAACTGTTAAGATTGCCAGCGATCTGGCGCAACTTGAAAAATCGCAGCCTTCACCAGCTGCTGCAAAATAG
- the kdgR gene encoding DNA-binding transcriptional regulator KdgR encodes MTKEDIDKQPDAVSSVMKVFGILQALGEGREHGITDLSQRLMMSKSTVYRFLQTMKSLGYIAQEGESEKYTLTLKLFELGAKALQNIDLIRLADVQMREISRQTRETIHLGALEENSIVYIHKIDSLYNLRMYSRIGRRNPLHSTAIGKVLLAWRDRQEVVKMFDGVEFTRSTARTIASAEALMHQLDIVRISGFAEDNEEQEEGLRCLAVPVFDRFGVVVAGMSVSFPTLRFAHDKKSEYVKLLQQAGSAISEQMGYHDYPV; translated from the coding sequence ATGACAAAGGAAGATATAGACAAGCAGCCGGATGCGGTTTCATCAGTAATGAAAGTCTTTGGTATCCTTCAGGCGCTGGGTGAGGGCAGGGAGCATGGCATCACTGACCTTTCACAGCGCCTGATGATGTCAAAAAGCACGGTGTATCGTTTTTTACAGACGATGAAGTCACTCGGCTATATCGCTCAGGAAGGTGAATCAGAGAAATATACCCTGACATTAAAACTGTTTGAACTTGGTGCGAAAGCACTACAAAATATCGATCTGATTCGCTTGGCTGATGTACAAATGCGTGAAATTTCGCGTCAGACTCGTGAAACCATTCATCTTGGTGCACTTGAAGAAAACAGTATTGTATACATCCACAAAATTGATTCGCTGTACAACCTGCGAATGTATTCCCGTATTGGTCGCCGTAATCCGCTACACAGCACGGCAATAGGCAAAGTGCTGCTTGCATGGCGGGATCGGCAAGAAGTGGTAAAGATGTTTGACGGTGTCGAATTTACCCGTAGTACTGCAAGGACGATTGCCAGCGCTGAAGCCCTTATGCATCAACTGGATATTGTGCGCATCAGTGGTTTTGCTGAAGATAATGAAGAGCAGGAAGAGGGACTGCGTTGCCTGGCTGTGCCAGTATTTGACCGCTTTGGGGTTGTCGTTGCGGGCATGAGTGTTTCTTTTCCAACGTTGCGCTTTGCGCATGATAAAAAAAGTGAATATGTAAAACTTCTGCAACAGGCAGGAAGCGCTATTTCTGAACAAATGGGTTACCACGATTACCCGGTTTGA
- the rlmA gene encoding 23S rRNA (guanine(745)-N(1))-methyltransferase gives MPYQCPLCHQPLLAEAAVLRCENRHQFDRAREGYVNLLPVQHKRSRQPGDSADMILARREFLDSGHYQPLQHKVCELLEQHLPSTGLHLLDIGCGEGYYTQAVAMQLQARSEALVYGLDVSKAAVRFAAKRYHNVEFCVASSHRLPFTSAAFDAVLRIYAPCNAEELERVVKDRGIVLTVTPGPRHLIQFKELIYQDVRLHDDTPEQMKCFTLVEQHSLNYPLSLNSEESAQLLQMTPFAWRARPEVWGVLATSSEFNCETDFTLRVWQRNIMCQ, from the coding sequence ATGCCATACCAGTGCCCACTTTGTCATCAGCCTTTGCTGGCGGAAGCCGCTGTTTTGCGATGTGAAAACCGGCACCAGTTCGATCGGGCGAGAGAAGGGTATGTTAATCTGCTTCCGGTGCAGCATAAACGTTCACGCCAGCCCGGTGATAGTGCTGATATGATCCTTGCAAGGCGTGAGTTCCTTGACAGCGGACACTATCAGCCACTGCAACATAAAGTTTGTGAACTACTTGAACAGCATTTACCGTCCACCGGGCTTCATCTTCTGGATATTGGCTGTGGAGAAGGATATTACACGCAGGCAGTCGCCATGCAGCTTCAGGCACGTAGTGAAGCATTAGTTTACGGGCTGGATGTTTCAAAAGCTGCCGTGCGCTTTGCAGCCAAACGTTATCACAATGTCGAATTTTGCGTGGCTTCAAGTCATCGCCTGCCTTTTACCTCCGCTGCTTTTGATGCTGTGTTGAGAATTTATGCTCCCTGCAATGCAGAAGAACTGGAACGGGTGGTGAAGGACCGGGGAATTGTACTGACCGTCACGCCGGGCCCGCGCCATTTAATCCAGTTTAAGGAACTGATTTATCAGGATGTGAGACTGCATGACGACACACCTGAACAGATGAAATGCTTCACTCTTGTTGAGCAGCATTCACTTAATTATCCATTGAGCTTAAACAGCGAAGAGTCGGCGCAATTGCTACAAATGACCCCTTTTGCCTGGCGCGCTCGCCCGGAAGTATGGGGCGTACTGGCAACCTCCAGTGAGTTTAACTGCGAAACTGATTTCACGCTGCGCGTGTGGCAGCGTAACATTATGTGTCAGTAG
- a CDS encoding MFS transporter, giving the protein MLQTTQQDGLPVPHRYGAIMAIALGIIVAVLDGAIANVALPTISRELHASPAESIWIVNAYQLAIITSLLSLSFLGDIIGYRRIYQCGLVLFTFTSLFCALSDSLGMLTLARVLQGFGGAALMSVNTALIRIIYPQRYLGRGMGINSLIVAVSTAAGPTVAAGVLSVASWKWLFLINIPVGLLALFLACRFLPDNTQRNKEQRFDIPGAVMNALTFGLLIAALSSFAQRQCSWLTMAELIGLFTAGFFFLRRQLRLPFPLLPVDLLRLPVFSLSIGTSVCSFCAQMLAMVSLPFFLQKILQRDEVATGLLLTPWPLATMVMAPVAGRLIENCHAGLLGAVGLLMFSCGLFSLALLPSSPEDLNIIWRMALCGAGFGLFQSPNNHTIISSAPRHRSGGASGMLGTARLLGQSSGAALVALMFNLFDSKGTYASLLTAAGFAAVAAVVSALGIMQTRNIP; this is encoded by the coding sequence ATGCTGCAAACTACTCAACAGGATGGCCTTCCCGTTCCACACCGCTACGGTGCTATTATGGCAATAGCCCTTGGCATTATTGTCGCTGTACTGGACGGTGCTATAGCGAACGTTGCACTCCCAACCATTTCACGCGAATTGCATGCCAGTCCGGCCGAATCAATCTGGATAGTTAATGCTTATCAGCTGGCTATTATTACATCGCTGCTGTCGCTTTCTTTTCTCGGAGACATCATAGGCTACCGACGTATTTATCAGTGTGGACTGGTTCTGTTTACCTTCACATCTCTGTTTTGTGCGCTGTCCGATTCTTTAGGCATGCTTACGCTGGCCAGGGTTCTGCAAGGTTTCGGCGGAGCAGCCCTGATGAGCGTCAATACAGCATTGATCAGGATCATCTATCCACAACGCTACCTTGGTCGGGGCATGGGTATCAATTCACTTATCGTGGCTGTTTCTACAGCAGCGGGGCCTACGGTGGCTGCGGGTGTGTTATCCGTAGCGTCGTGGAAATGGCTGTTTCTTATCAACATTCCAGTTGGATTACTGGCGCTATTTTTAGCATGTCGTTTTTTGCCTGACAATACGCAACGGAATAAGGAACAACGTTTTGACATCCCAGGCGCTGTCATGAACGCCCTGACTTTTGGCCTGCTGATTGCGGCGCTAAGTAGCTTTGCACAACGGCAGTGCAGCTGGCTGACCATGGCAGAATTAATTGGGCTTTTCACGGCAGGCTTTTTCTTTTTACGGCGACAGCTGCGTCTGCCCTTTCCATTATTGCCGGTGGATTTACTGCGCCTGCCTGTATTCTCACTTTCAATCGGCACCTCCGTTTGCTCTTTTTGTGCACAGATGCTGGCTATGGTGTCATTACCATTTTTTTTGCAAAAAATCCTTCAGCGTGATGAGGTCGCAACCGGTTTACTGCTAACTCCGTGGCCGCTGGCAACAATGGTGATGGCCCCAGTCGCAGGTCGATTAATTGAAAACTGTCATGCTGGCCTGCTGGGCGCAGTTGGGCTTCTTATGTTTTCCTGCGGGTTGTTTTCCCTGGCACTGCTGCCTTCTTCACCGGAAGATCTGAATATTATCTGGCGAATGGCGCTGTGTGGCGCAGGCTTTGGTTTATTTCAATCCCCTAACAACCATACAATTATATCTTCAGCCCCACGGCATCGAAGCGGAGGTGCCAGCGGTATGCTCGGTACTGCACGTCTGCTGGGGCAGAGCAGTGGTGCTGCGCTGGTAGCGCTTATGTTTAATCTGTTTGATAGTAAAGGCACTTATGCGTCTTTGTTAACTGCTGCCGGCTTTGCTGCAGTTGCTGCAGTTGTCAGCGCACTAGGCATTATGCAAACCAGAAATATTCCCTGA
- a CDS encoding TerC family protein: MEFLLDPSIWAGLLTLVVLEIVLGIDNLVFIAILADKLPPKQRDNARLIGLSLALIMRLGLLSLISWMVTLTRTLFSVGEFSFSGRDLILLVGGLFLLFKATMELHERLENRDHSGGGNKGYASFWAVVLQIVVLDAVFSLDAVITAVGMVNNLAVMMTAVIIAMGVMFLASKPLTHFVNAHPTAVVLCLSFLLMIGLSLVAEGFGFHIPKGYLYAAIGFSILIELFNQIARVNFMRNQARKPMRERTAEAILRLMGGDRDAEEQSAEGKDRAFSPPKEAFKDEERYMINGVLTLASRSVRSIMTPRGDISWVDAARPVDEIRIQLLDTPHSLFPVCRGELDEIIGVVRAKELLVALEHGMDVATFAASTPPVIIPDTLDPINLLGVLRRAKGSFVMVTSEFGVVQGLITPLDVLEAIAGEFPDEDETPDIVADGEGWLVKGGTDLHSLQQCLNTHVLVNPGDNHATLAGLLIAQTGQLPLVGETIQLPPLEFLIVEATDYRIDLVRVTRDRDPEDDQSEE, translated from the coding sequence ATGGAATTTCTTTTAGACCCTTCAATCTGGGCAGGCCTGCTTACGCTGGTTGTTCTTGAGATTGTGCTTGGGATCGATAATCTGGTTTTTATTGCCATTCTTGCTGACAAATTACCGCCTAAACAGCGTGATAACGCACGGCTTATTGGTCTTTCACTGGCGCTGATTATGCGCCTGGGGCTGTTATCGCTTATCTCATGGATGGTGACCTTAACCCGGACACTTTTCAGCGTGGGCGAGTTTAGTTTTTCTGGTCGCGATCTGATTCTGCTTGTGGGTGGTCTGTTTCTGCTTTTCAAAGCCACGATGGAACTGCATGAAAGACTGGAAAACCGCGATCATTCAGGGGGGGGCAATAAGGGTTACGCCAGTTTCTGGGCGGTGGTATTACAAATTGTGGTACTGGATGCCGTTTTCTCACTGGATGCTGTAATTACCGCTGTCGGTATGGTAAACAATCTGGCGGTGATGATGACGGCAGTTATTATTGCGATGGGCGTGATGTTTCTGGCGTCAAAACCGTTAACTCACTTTGTTAATGCGCATCCTACTGCCGTGGTGTTGTGCCTGAGCTTCCTGTTGATGATTGGTCTGAGCCTGGTTGCAGAGGGTTTTGGTTTCCACATTCCTAAAGGGTATCTCTACGCAGCGATTGGTTTTTCGATTCTTATTGAGCTGTTTAATCAGATTGCGCGCGTTAATTTTATGCGTAATCAGGCCCGCAAGCCGATGCGTGAGCGCACCGCAGAGGCGATACTTCGCCTGATGGGCGGAGATCGTGACGCGGAAGAACAGTCTGCTGAAGGAAAAGACAGAGCGTTCAGCCCACCAAAGGAAGCGTTCAAAGATGAAGAGCGTTACATGATAAACGGCGTGTTAACACTGGCCTCTCGTTCCGTGCGCAGTATCATGACGCCGCGCGGGGATATCTCTTGGGTTGATGCTGCACGTCCGGTCGATGAGATTCGTATTCAGCTGTTAGATACGCCCCACAGTCTTTTTCCGGTTTGTCGCGGAGAACTGGATGAGATTATTGGTGTGGTACGCGCTAAAGAGTTACTTGTTGCACTGGAGCACGGCATGGACGTGGCCACCTTTGCGGCATCCACTCCGCCTGTCATTATTCCTGATACCCTGGATCCCATTAATCTTTTGGGCGTACTGCGCCGCGCTAAGGGTAGTTTCGTTATGGTGACCAGTGAATTTGGTGTGGTGCAGGGGCTTATTACGCCGCTGGACGTGCTGGAGGCAATCGCGGGGGAATTCCCGGATGAGGATGAAACACCGGATATCGTTGCCGATGGTGAGGGCTGGCTGGTGAAAGGCGGGACTGATTTGCATTCGTTACAGCAATGTCTCAATACGCATGTGCTGGTAAATCCAGGTGACAATCATGCCACGCTGGCCGGGCTGCTGATTGCTCAGACAGGTCAACTGCCGTTGGTTGGCGAAACCATTCAACTGCCACCACTAGAATTCCTGATTGTAGAGGCGACGGACTATCGTATCGACCTGGTTCGGGTTACTCGTGACCGCGATCCTGAAGATGACCAGAGCGAAGAATAA